AGCCGTTTGCTATGAATGGAACCAGGTGACGTTTGACGACATCCCTGTGCCGGTGCTCAAGGAAGACGAGGCGCTGGTCAAAATCGTGTACTGCGGCCTGTGCCAGTCCGATCTGAAGGTGTACACGGGGCACCACCCCCGCGCCGCCAAGCCCATGATTGTGGGGCACGAGTTCAGCGGGGTGATTGCGAAAATCAACACGGCGCGGGATATCGACCTGCGCGTGGGCGACAAGGTGGTGGGGCAGCCCTTTACAGGCTGCGGCGTGTGTGCGCTGTGCACCAGCGGGCACGACAATGTGTGCAGGCAGCTGCGCAACTTCGGCACGCAGAAGTTCGGCAATTTTTGCGAATACTCGGTGGTGCCGGTGCGCAAGCTCTACAAACTGGCGCCCGATGCGGACCTGCGTCTCTTTGCGCTGGCTGAGCCGCTGGCTGTGGCGGTGGGCGCGGTAAACGCGTGCGATATACGCATCGGTGCGCGCGATGATCATCGGCGGTGGGCCCATCGGCATCCTGTGCGCCATGGTGGCGCAGCGCGCGGGCGCGGTAAGCGTGGCGGTGGCGGATATCGCGCCGGAGCGCCTGGCGTTTATGGAAAAGCTGGGCCTGCGCACCTTTGACAGCAGCAGGCCGGATTTTTTCCAGCAGGCCATGGCCTACACCCAAGATCAGGGCTACAGCGCGGTGTTTGAATGCTCCGGCTCGGCCTTCGGCGCCCGGGCGATGACCGACCTTTGCGCGCCGCGCGGCCGCTGCATGCTGGTGGGCCTGGCCTCCGAGCCCTACCTGGTGGACACCTGGGCCATCGGGCAGAAGGAGCTGTCCATCCACAGCGTGCGCATTCATACGCAGGACGCGTTTGGCAAGGCGGTGGCGCTGCTCAAATCGGGCGGCATGGACGCCCAGCTGCGCGCGCTTATCACCGATGATTACACCTTCTCCCAGCTGCCGGAGATGTTCGACTTTGCGCTGCGCGATAAGGCGCACTGCAAGATCATGGTCAAGGTGGACGAGGATTATCAGGATTAGAGGATGGCGCCACACGCCCGCCGCGTCATATCTCCAGCCCGCCAGGCCTGCCGGCTGGCTGCGTCACACGCGCGTGTAAGCCCCCTGATACAACCCTTAAAACACAGGTATCATCAGATGGTGCGTCGCCTCCTGCGCGGGCGCAGCTTGGCGAAAGGGCGCGCGGCAGCGCTTTTTTACGCGCATACGCCCGCGCAGCTGTGTATCGGGCGGAAAAGCATTGAAAAACGGCCTCAAAACGGGTATCATAACATCGTAAAGGCTATACATCCCCCGCGTGGGCTTTCAAATGGGTGAAGGAGGAATTTTTCGTATGGGTAAGTGTGATATTGGTGTCATCGGCCTGGCTGTGATGGGCCAGAACCTGGTGATGAACATGGCCAACCACGGCTTCTGTGTCGCTGCGTACAACCGCACTGCAACGCGCACCCAGCAGTTCATGGATGGACCCGCCAAGGGCAAGGAGATCGTCCCCAGCTACAGCCTGGAGGATTTTGTGGCATCCATCCGCAAGCCCCGCGTGATCATGCTGATGATCCAGGCGGGCCCCGCAGTGGACGCAGCCATCGACCAGCTGCTGCCTTTGATCGATAAGGGTGATATCATCATCGACGGCGGCAACTCCTATTTCCCCGATACGCGCCGTCGCTGCGCGCGCTTGGAGGAGATGGGCTACGCCTTTATGGGCGTGGGTGTATCCGGCGGGGAGGAGGGCGCCCTCAAAGGGCCCAGCATCATGCCGGGCGGCTCGCGTGCGGCGTGGGACCGCGTGGCCCCCATCCTGACGGCCATCTCGGCCAAGGTGGGCGCGGACGACACCCCCTGCTGCGATTACATCGGCACCGACGGCGCCGGCCACTACGTCAAGATGGCGCACAACGGCATCGAGTACGGCGACATGCAGCTGATCTCCGAGAGCTACTTCCTGCTCAAAGAGCTGGCAGGGCTGGACTACCCCGCCATGCAGCAGGTGTTTCAAAAATGGAACGAGGGGGAGCTGGACTCCTACCTCATCGAGATCACCGAGGACATCCTGGGCCGCACGGACCCCGAGACGGGCAAGCCCATGGTGGAGGTGATTCTGGACCGCGCGGGCCAAAAGGGCACCGGCAAATGGACCAGCCAGGAATCGCTGGAGCTGGGCGTGGCCGCGCCCACGGTGGCGGAGGCTGTGTACGCGCGCTGCATGTCGGCGGATAAAAAGGGCCGCGTGGCCGCCTCCAAGATTCTGCGCGGGCCTACGGAAACGTTCAACGGCGATGTTTCGCAGCTGATCGACGATATCGGACAGGCGCTCTACGCCTCCAAAATCTGCTCCTACGCGCAGGGCTTTGCGCTGCTCTCCCAGGCCAGTGAAATCTACAACTGGGACCTGGATTTGGGCAACATCGCGCTGATGTGGCGCGGGGGCTGCATCATCCGCGCACGCTTTTTGCAGCGCATCAAGGACGCTTACAGCCGCGATCCCAAGCTGGCCAACCTGATGCTTGACCCCTACTTTACCCAGGCGCTGGACAAGGCGCAGGCTTCCTGGCGGCGCGTGGTGGCGCTGTGCGCCCAGCTGGGCGTGCCCGCCCCCTGCTTTGCCAGCGCGCTTGCGTACTTTGATTCCTACCGCAGAGAGACGCTGCCGGCCAATCTCATCCAGGCCCAGCGCGATTACTTCGGCGCGCACACCTACGAGCGCGTGGACCGCGAGGGCGTGTTCCACACCAACTGGATTCAGGAGCGCGGCGAATAACGTACGAACCCACTTGCAAATGGCTGGAGGCGTATCCAGCCATTTGTCCTATCTTTGCACGGGGATTTATAAGCATACAAATCGCGAAAAAAGGAGGGCTTTGCCACTATGAAACCACTTAAATGGGCCAGCGACGCAGCCATCAGCAGCGAGGCGCTGCGCGAGGCGCTGCTTGCGTCCATTGCGGACGAACGCGCGCAATGGAAAAAAATTTTGATCATTCCGCCCGATCTGACGCGCGGCCACTCCAAGGCGGGCGTGATCACCGCCATGCTCTACAACGAGCTCAAGGACGACTGCCAGATCGATATCCTGCCCGCGCTGGGCACCCACATGGCGATGACGGACGACGAGCTGCGCGCATTCTTCGGGCCGGACATCCCGCTGGAGCGCTTTATCGTGCACGACTGGCGCAACGATACCGTGACGCTGGGCACCATTGAGGCAAGCTTTATCAGGGAGATATCGGGCGGCCTGCTGGATTACGACGTGGAGGCGGCCATCAACCGCCGCGTGATGGACGATTCCTACGATGCCATCCTCTCGGTGGGCCAGGTGGTGCCCCACGAGGTGGTGGGCATGGCCAACTACACCAAAAACCTGTTTGTGGGCGTGGGTGGCGCGCAGATGATCAACCGCTCTCACTTCCTGGGCGCTGTGGTGGGCCTGGAGAGCATGATGGGCCACGCCGATACCGCGGTGCGCCGCCTCTACAACGAGGCATTTGAGCGCTATCTCAAACACCGTCCCATCCACTTTATCCTGACGGTGATCGCGCCGCAGGACGGGGAAAACGTGCTGCGCGGCCTCTACATCGGGGATGATGAACAGACGTTCCAGGATGCGTGCGTGCAGAGCCGCGCGCTCAACATGGATTTGCTGGAGAAACCCATCAAAAAGTGCGTGGTGTATCTGGACCCCGACGAGTTCCGCACCACCTGGGTGGGTAACAAGGCGGTGTACCGCACCCGCATGGCCATTGCGGACGGGGGCGATCTTGTCATCATCGCGCCGGGCGCGCACCGCTTCGGCGAGGATGACGATATCGACGTGCTGCTGCGCAAGTACGGCTACGCGGGCCGCGACAACATCCTCAAGTGGGCCAATGAGAAGGAGGATTTGAAAAACAACCTCTCGGCCGCGGCGCACCTGATCCACGGCTCCTCAGACGGCCGCTTCAATATCACCTGGTGCCCGGGGCACCTCTCGCGCGAGGAAATCGAGAAGGCGTGTTTCAACTACATGTCGCTGGAGGACGCGATGGCCAAGTACCATCCCGATACCCTCAAGGACGGTTACAACATCCTGGAGGACGGCGAGGAGATCTTCTACGTCTCCAACCCGGCGCTGGGCCTGTGGGCGCTCAAGAGCCAGTTTGCGGACTGACGCGCAGGCGGGGAATCAAAGATAAATAGCACAAAAAAGCCCGGCAGCGCCGGGCTTTTTTCTGTACACACATCGCGCGCGCCTGTGACTTGCTTGCGGAGGCGCCGCATGATCTGGGCGGCGGAAGCGCATGCATCGCGCGGGCGCTCCTACGCCTTGGGCCAGCGGTAGCCGTAAGCGTGCAGCACCTCCAGCGGCAGCTCCATGCGCACCGTCATGAGGGGGTCCACCACCTGGCAGATCACCAGATCCCCCACCAGCGAAAGCAACATGCACGCGCCGATGGCGTCCAGGCCGCAGGCCTGCATGAGAAAGTCGCGCATGGCGCGCGCGGCCAGGGTGCTCGCCTCCTGAAGCGTGGGGGCGGACTGCACGCTCATGCAGTGGGTGGCGTTGCGCACCATGGGGGTGGGCAGCTTCGCATCCTTGAGCACCCGCACCCGCACGTCCACGCTGCCGCGGCACTCCAGCCCGCAGGAGGCCACCTCGCCGTCGCCCATGCGCGCGTGCAGATCGCCGATGCATAAAAGTGCGCCCGGCGTGTTGACAGGCAGATAGACGCGCGCGCCCTGGGTGATGCGCCGGCAGTCCATGTTGCCCCCGTGGGGGCCGGGCGTCTTGGTATCGATGCGCGCGCCGTCCGCCGGTGCGGTGGCGATCACGCCCAGCATGATGTCCACGGGGATGCGCAGCGCCTCGTCAAAGCGGATCATCCCCTCCTCGATGGGATAGATGCGCGGTTCTTTGCGCGTCACCACGTCGTCAAAGGGGCCTACGCCGGGCGTGGTGCGCACGATGCCCGTCTGCGCCACCTCGATGTGCAGGATGTCCACCTGCAGCACGTCGCCGGCCTGCGCGCCCTCCACGTAGAGGGGGCCGGTGACGGGGTTGGAGTAAGTGCGCGGCAGGGTGGGCCCGTCGGGGGTGACGATACTGTCGTCAAAGCAGTCGCGCGTGATAAAGCGCACCATATCGCCGCTTGCGCAGCGCGCAGCGGGCGCGTTTGCGTCGCTCAATACGCCCAGTACATGTTCGCGGGAAATTTCGATCACAGGCAACACCGACCTTTCTTCTTCTAAATCTGGGGGGGAAGAAACTGCATGCGTACGGTTGCTTGAAGGCGCGTGGGGGGCTATTTCGTCTGATATATGGCGGTGATTTCACCGTAATAGAAGGTGTGGTAATCCGGCTCTCTGTACCAGGTATCGCCCAGCTGGGTATCCAGCAGCGCGGGTTCCATGCTCTGCTCATAGACCACGCGGCACTCGACCTGCCATGCGCAGCCCGCAACCACCGGAGCGTCTACACTGCGCGCTGGGGCGGTGGACAGGCCCGCCGCGGCGAACTTATCCCCTTCGCGCCCCGAATGGCTGCCGCAGTAGGCCAGGGCCTGCACAAGCGCACCGGGCGCGGGGATGCTGATGGTAAAGGCGCCCGCCTGCTCCAGCAGTTTGTAGGTATGCCGGCTGTGGCGCACCATCACGGTTGCGATGGGCTTGCCCCAGAGGAACCCCAGCGAGCCCCAGCCGATGGTCATGGTGTTGGGTGATTCGCCCCCCACGTTCAAAAAGGCGCCGTGGCCGCGCATCGCTGCGTAAAAGGGCGCCTGCAGGGCTGTGATATCCAGCGTTTGACGCATAAAACAACCTCCTATGGTACATGTGATGGTGTGAAAATGCTTGCGCGTGTGAAATATCTTTATTGTAGCATAACGCGATGCGCATTGACAGGTGGAACCGCTTTTGTATATGCTAAATGGGAATAAAACGTACAGACGCAAAACCTGCGCCCTGGATTTTTTATGAAAGGAGCTGCCTGCCTGTGACGCCCGCAGACCTTGCGCGCATGCCCTATCCGGTATGGATGCTGCCCTACGTAGGATGGGCGCTGCC
Above is a window of Maliibacterium massiliense DNA encoding:
- a CDS encoding alcohol dehydrogenase catalytic domain-containing protein; protein product: MKAAVCYEWNQVTFDDIPVPVLKEDEALVKIVYCGLCQSDLKVYTGHHPRAAKPMIVGHEFSGVIAKINTARDIDLRVGDKVVGQPFTGCGVCALCTSGHDNVCRQLRNFGTQKFGNFCEYSVVPVRKLYKLAPDADLRLFALAEPLAVAVGAVNACDIRIGARDDHRRWAHRHPVRHGGAARGRGKRGGGGYRAGAPGVYGKAGPAHL
- a CDS encoding zinc-binding dehydrogenase, whose amino-acid sequence is MVAQRAGAVSVAVADIAPERLAFMEKLGLRTFDSSRPDFFQQAMAYTQDQGYSAVFECSGSAFGARAMTDLCAPRGRCMLVGLASEPYLVDTWAIGQKELSIHSVRIHTQDAFGKAVALLKSGGMDAQLRALITDDYTFSQLPEMFDFALRDKAHCKIMVKVDEDYQD
- the gndA gene encoding NADP-dependent phosphogluconate dehydrogenase, which gives rise to MGKCDIGVIGLAVMGQNLVMNMANHGFCVAAYNRTATRTQQFMDGPAKGKEIVPSYSLEDFVASIRKPRVIMLMIQAGPAVDAAIDQLLPLIDKGDIIIDGGNSYFPDTRRRCARLEEMGYAFMGVGVSGGEEGALKGPSIMPGGSRAAWDRVAPILTAISAKVGADDTPCCDYIGTDGAGHYVKMAHNGIEYGDMQLISESYFLLKELAGLDYPAMQQVFQKWNEGELDSYLIEITEDILGRTDPETGKPMVEVILDRAGQKGTGKWTSQESLELGVAAPTVAEAVYARCMSADKKGRVAASKILRGPTETFNGDVSQLIDDIGQALYASKICSYAQGFALLSQASEIYNWDLDLGNIALMWRGGCIIRARFLQRIKDAYSRDPKLANLMLDPYFTQALDKAQASWRRVVALCAQLGVPAPCFASALAYFDSYRRETLPANLIQAQRDYFGAHTYERVDREGVFHTNWIQERGE
- a CDS encoding lactate racemase domain-containing protein, whose product is MKPLKWASDAAISSEALREALLASIADERAQWKKILIIPPDLTRGHSKAGVITAMLYNELKDDCQIDILPALGTHMAMTDDELRAFFGPDIPLERFIVHDWRNDTVTLGTIEASFIREISGGLLDYDVEAAINRRVMDDSYDAILSVGQVVPHEVVGMANYTKNLFVGVGGAQMINRSHFLGAVVGLESMMGHADTAVRRLYNEAFERYLKHRPIHFILTVIAPQDGENVLRGLYIGDDEQTFQDACVQSRALNMDLLEKPIKKCVVYLDPDEFRTTWVGNKAVYRTRMAIADGGDLVIIAPGAHRFGEDDDIDVLLRKYGYAGRDNILKWANEKEDLKNNLSAAAHLIHGSSDGRFNITWCPGHLSREEIEKACFNYMSLEDAMAKYHPDTLKDGYNILEDGEEIFYVSNPALGLWALKSQFAD
- a CDS encoding acetamidase/formamidase family protein; translation: MIEISREHVLGVLSDANAPAARCASGDMVRFITRDCFDDSIVTPDGPTLPRTYSNPVTGPLYVEGAQAGDVLQVDILHIEVAQTGIVRTTPGVGPFDDVVTRKEPRIYPIEEGMIRFDEALRIPVDIMLGVIATAPADGARIDTKTPGPHGGNMDCRRITQGARVYLPVNTPGALLCIGDLHARMGDGEVASCGLECRGSVDVRVRVLKDAKLPTPMVRNATHCMSVQSAPTLQEASTLAARAMRDFLMQACGLDAIGACMLLSLVGDLVICQVVDPLMTVRMELPLEVLHAYGYRWPKA
- a CDS encoding flavin reductase family protein, translating into MRQTLDITALQAPFYAAMRGHGAFLNVGGESPNTMTIGWGSLGFLWGKPIATVMVRHSRHTYKLLEQAGAFTISIPAPGALVQALAYCGSHSGREGDKFAAAGLSTAPARSVDAPVVAGCAWQVECRVVYEQSMEPALLDTQLGDTWYREPDYHTFYYGEITAIYQTK